The genomic interval GACTGCTGCTCGGGCACGATGAAGTTGCCCGTCCAGCCGCGGACCCGGTCCAGCCGGGCGGCGTCGTTGGCGGGCCGGCGCCGCGGGTCGTTCCAGAACATCGGGTAGCTGTCGAAGCCCAGGAAGTCGAGGTCCTCGGCGAAGCGCCCGCGGTAGTCCAGGTCGGCGAAGACGCCGTTGTGCGTGATCCACCAGCGCGGGTTCGCCGCCCGCAGGATCTCCGCCTGGTCGCGCTGGAAGGTCGCGGTCGCGTCGGAGAGGTACGCGAGGTGGTCCAGCCGGTGCGCCGGGTTCGAGTGCGTCGGCGCCTCGGGCTTGGGCGTGAGCAGCTGGTCGAAGCCGCCGTACTCCTGGCTCCAGAAGGCGGTGCCCCAGGCCCGGTTGAGGGCGTCGATGTCGCCGCCGAATTTCTTCTCGCACCACGCCGCGAAGCCGAGCCGCGCCGCCTTGGAGTGGTCGTCGTGGAAGTGGCAGTGGAACTCGTTGTCGGTCTGCCAGCCGACCACGTGCGGGTTCGTGGCGTAGTGCTCGGCCATCGCGGCGGTGATCCGGCGGCTCGCCTCGCGGTACGCCGGGTGGGCCGCGGAGACGTGCTGGCGCGAGCCGTGCGAGAGCGACCGGCCGCGGCCGTCGACGCGGAGGCTGTCGGGGTGGGCGGCCGTGAACCACCGCGGCGGGGCGGCCGTGGGCGTGCACAGCATCGACTTGACGCCCCGCTCCGCGAGCGCGTCGATGACGCGATCGAAGAGCGAGAAGTCGAAGCGGCCCGGCTCGGGCTCCATCCGCGTCCACGCGAACTCCGCCATGCGGGCGAGGTTGAAGCCCGCCGCCGCCATCCGCTCGGCGTCCCGCGCCCAGAACCATTCGGGGCAGTGCTCGGGGTAGTAGCAGCAGCCGTAGGGGAACCACGACAACCCCGTGGGCCGGCGGTGCGAGGGCGCGGGGCGGTGGCCAGGCATGGCGAAAACCTACGGGCTGAGAGTCGTTGCCCCCATCACGGCCTCCCGGTGCTTGTCCAGGCCGTGCCGCAGGCGTCCGGCTTCGGCGGCGTGGTAGCGTTCCGGTCATGCCTCAGCCCCTCCAAATCGCCCTTCTCGGCTCCAAGTTCATGGGCCGCACGCACTCCAACGCGTACCTGAACGTCGCGAAGTTCTTCAAGCTCCCGCTGGAGCCGGAGATGCACACGATCTGCGCCCGCGACGCGGAGGACCTCGCCGTGTTCGGCCCCCGCTGGGGCTGGGCCGGCTTCTCCACCGATTGGAAGAGCGTCGTCGACAACCCCGACGTCGGCCTCGTCGACGTCGCCACGCCCAACCACGTCCACAAAGAGCAGGCGATCGCCGCGCTCGAAGCCGGCAAGCACGTCGCCTGCGAGAAGCCGCTCGCCGGCACGCTGGACGAGGCCCGCGCGATGAAGGACGCCGCGGCCGCCCGGCCCGACCAGCACACCTTCGTCTGGTTCAACTACCGCCGCTGCCCGGCGATCGCCTACGCCCGCCAGCTCGTGAAGGAGGGCCGCCTCGGCCGGCTCTTCCACGTCCGGGCGGCGTACCTGCAGGACTGGGGCGGCCCCGACACCCCGCTGCTCTGGCGCTTCCAGGGCGACCAGGCCGGCTCGGGCGCCCACGGCGACCTCAACGCCCACTCCATCGACATGGCCCGCTTCGTCACCGGCGAGGAGTTCACCGACGTGATCGGCGCGGTCAACGAGACCTTCATCGAGGAGCGGGAGATCGTCGATTCGGCCGGCGGCGAGATCTCCGGCCGGGGGGCGGGCGGTGGCGGCGACAAGCGCATGGGGAAGGTCACCGTCGACGACGCCGTTCTCTTCCTCGCCCGTCTCTCCGGCGGGGCGGTCGCCAGCTTCGAGGCCACGCGTCTGTCCACCGGCGACAAGAACCGCAACCGCATCGAGATCCACGGCGAGAAGGGCGCCATCCGCTTCGACTTCGAGCGGATGAACGAGCTGGAGTGGTACGACGCCACGCTGCCCGGGGCCGAGCAGGGCTGGTCGACCATCAACGTCACCCGCGGCGGCGACGGCCACCCCTACGCCGCCGCGTGGTGGCCCGACGCCCACATCATCGGCTACGAGCACGGCTTCGTGAACCAGGCCGCCGACATGATCAAGGTGCTCGGCGGTGAGGAGCCCGAGGCGCCGATCCCCGACTTCGCCGACGCCTGGGAGACCCAGCGGGTGCTGGAGGCCGCCCTCCGGTGCGCCGACAAGCGTGCTCCCGTGTCGATCGCCGACGTCACCTGACGCGGCGGCCGCGGCCGGATTGACAGCCGCCGCGTACGCTCTACAGTCTCGCTCCGCACGCAAGCGCGGCCCCTGATCCCACGATCGTCGGGGGTGTAGCTCAATTGGTTAGAGCATCGGACTGTCGATCCGAAGGTTGCGGGTTCGAGCCCCGTCACCCTCGCTTGCTGAAACGCGAACACGAACGGGACCGCCGGCGAAGCCGCGGCTTGTTCTGCGGGGTGCGGCTCCGCGGGTGAGGGGGCTCGGGTGCCGACCCGCCTCTGCTTTTCATGGCAGGGCTTGGGGCTGGCGGCAGGCGCAGAGAGGCGAACAGGGCACGGAGGCGCCACCCCCGGCCGCGAAAGCTGCGTGGCGACGCCACGCTGTCCGCACCGCAAGACGGCCGAGAACGCGGAGGCGTTCCGCGGCTCAGCCAGCACGGTGTCGGAGTGCCGCTCCCGCGGCCAGCGATCTTCCACAGGCCGCCCCCGGCCGCTTCAGACCCCCGCCGCCTCCCGCACGGCCAGCATGGTGTACGGCCCCTCGGGGATCACGGCGACCCGGCCGCCGGGGTTCGCCTCCACCCAGCCGTCGACGAAGGCCTGCGCCCGCGCGACCGCGTCGCCCGCCCCCGGGCAGGGCGTCGTCGCGATCTTCCGCTGCGTCGCCGCGTCCAGGCCGTCGTTGGCGAGCACCAGGCCGCCGATGCCGATCCGCGAGAGCACGCGCGTCTGCATCTGGTACTCCCACTGGTCCTTGTCGGTCACGCCGCTGGTCTCGATGTGCTCGAGGAAGGCCCGCCATTCCGGGCCGAAGCGCTCGTACAGCGCCTCGTACGCCGGCTCGCCCACCTCGTCGCAGGCGGAGAGCACCAGCAGCGTCGAGCCCTCGCCCAGCGCCGGCAGCGCCGTGCACATGCTCTTGACCGTCTGGTAGAAGTTCTTGTCCAGCGGGTAGCCGCCGGCGGAGGTGACGACCAGGCCGAAAGGCGCGTCGACCGCCGCCGAGGTCCAACCGGCAACGTCGGCGCAGCCGGCGCGGAAGGCCTCCGTCAGCTCGCCGGCGTAGACCCCCGCGACCTCGCGGCCGTGCGTGATCGCCACGTTCAGCAGGAACTCGGGCGCCACGATGCCCGCGACCTCCGTCGCGATCTCGTGGCAGGGGTTGCCGTCGAGCCGGCCCTCCACGCTGTTGGGGTCGCCCATCGTGCCCACGCCGTGGAAGCGTTGCACCGTGTCCAGGTCGACCAGCCCCGGGCACACGCCCTTGCGGCCGCCCGAGAAGCCCGCCATGAAGTGCGGCTCGATCAGCCCGGTGACGATGCGGAAGTCGGCGTCGAGGAAGCGCTCGCACACGCTCACCGGCGGGTCCTCGCTCACCCGGCGGACGCTGCCGGCCACGTGCGCCGTGTGGTCGATCACCTCCAGCCGGGCGGGCAGCGTGTCGCCGAGCATCGTCCGCCGCTCCTCGGGCGTGCTCTCGCGGTGCATGCCGGTGGCGACGATCACCACCACCGCCGACTCGGGCACCGGCGGCTCCGCCGCGGCGAGCTCGCCGAGCACCGCCTCGATCAGGAGCTCGTTGGGCACGGGCCGCGTGATGTCGCTGATCGAGATCGCCACCGTCCGGGGCTTCGCCTCGCTCACCCGCGACCGCAGCGACGCGCAGCCGATCGGCTCCCGCAGCGCCGCCCGCACCGCCGCGGCCGGATCCGGCAGCGCCGGGATCTCCGGGCCGCTGAGCACGCGGGCGTCGTCGGGGAGGCGGAGCGAAGCGTGCGATCGGCCGTAGCGGAGGGAGACGTGAGCCATGACCGAGCGTAAGGGTGGGCGATGCGCCGCCCGGGGCCCGCCGCGGACCGCGACGCGAGACGGCTCCTCCGGCCCGCGGTCCGCGGCGCGCGGCCGGCGATCCGCGGCCGGCGGCCCCGCTCGACGCGTCGCGCGACGCGGGCGGGCGCCCGCCAACCTTGCGCGAAAGCGGGAGGAACCCGCCGTTTTCCGCAGAGACAGCCCGCCGCAGCCGCGGCACATTGCTCAGGCGTCACCGGCCCGCGCCTCCAGCGGGCACGCGTGCCGCGTCTCTCTCAGCGTGGATCCCGTCTTCCCCACGCGACTCCTTCTCCCCCACCGGCTGCGTTCGCGGCCGGCCCTTTTCAAGGAAACGCCATGGACGTTCGTCTCTTCGCGCGGTCGCTCCCGCCAAGGCTCCTCCGCCTCGCGCTTGTCCTTCTGCTCCCCGCCGGCCTCGCCGCCGCGGAGACCCTCACCGTCAGCGACGTGAACCGCCAGAAGGTGGAAGGCTGGGGCGTCTTCGCCTTCGGCCACACCGGCGTGTGGGGCACCGACGGCGGCACGTTCCCCTTCGAGTTCGACAACCGCCCGGCGGTGCTCGACGCGGTCTTCCGCGACATGGGCGTCACGCACCTGCGGGTGCAGATCAGCGCCCTCGGGCACGACAGCCGCAAGCCCGGCTGGCTTGCGACCTACGACCACGACGGCAACGCCGCGACCGCCGAGGTGCCGAGGCTCAAGGAGATCGCCGACCTGATCAAGGCGGCGCGCACCCGCAACCCCAACCTCAAGTGGTACGTCAGCGTCTGGAGCCCGCCGGGCTCGATGAAGACGCCCGAGAACCTCTTCAACAACATCTTCAGCCACGTGTACGACCCCGCCCGCGGCGGCATGGTCTCCACGGGGATCCGCCCCGCCTCCAACCGCACCTTCGCGCAGTGGATCGTCAAGGCGCTGCAGTACCTCGAGGGCCAGGGCGCAGGCAAGCCCGTCGCCGTGAGCCCCTTCAACGAGCCGCGCCACCTCGTCGGCTACGAGGGCGTGGGCGTCATCGACGCCCAGCAGGTGAAGACGATCGTCAACTTCTTCCGCTCCGAGTTCAACGCCGCGGGCTTCAGCGCCACGCGGGTCATCGCCCCCGAGGGCAACCACTACGACGCCACGACCAGCCTCACGGGCGACTGGAGCAGCGGGTACCTCTGGCTCTTCAACAACGACAGCGCCGGCCAGCCCAACATCCACACCTCCGCCATCGTCGGCACGCACTCCTACGACAGCTGGGCCAGCGATCAGACGCTG from Phycisphaera mikurensis NBRC 102666 carries:
- a CDS encoding Gfo/Idh/MocA family protein; translation: MPQPLQIALLGSKFMGRTHSNAYLNVAKFFKLPLEPEMHTICARDAEDLAVFGPRWGWAGFSTDWKSVVDNPDVGLVDVATPNHVHKEQAIAALEAGKHVACEKPLAGTLDEARAMKDAAAARPDQHTFVWFNYRRCPAIAYARQLVKEGRLGRLFHVRAAYLQDWGGPDTPLLWRFQGDQAGSGAHGDLNAHSIDMARFVTGEEFTDVIGAVNETFIEEREIVDSAGGEISGRGAGGGGDKRMGKVTVDDAVLFLARLSGGAVASFEATRLSTGDKNRNRIEIHGEKGAIRFDFERMNELEWYDATLPGAEQGWSTINVTRGGDGHPYAAAWWPDAHIIGYEHGFVNQAADMIKVLGGEEPEAPIPDFADAWETQRVLEAALRCADKRAPVSIADVT
- the larA gene encoding nickel-dependent lactate racemase; this encodes MAHVSLRYGRSHASLRLPDDARVLSGPEIPALPDPAAAVRAALREPIGCASLRSRVSEAKPRTVAISISDITRPVPNELLIEAVLGELAAAEPPVPESAVVVIVATGMHRESTPEERRTMLGDTLPARLEVIDHTAHVAGSVRRVSEDPPVSVCERFLDADFRIVTGLIEPHFMAGFSGGRKGVCPGLVDLDTVQRFHGVGTMGDPNSVEGRLDGNPCHEIATEVAGIVAPEFLLNVAITHGREVAGVYAGELTEAFRAGCADVAGWTSAAVDAPFGLVVTSAGGYPLDKNFYQTVKSMCTALPALGEGSTLLVLSACDEVGEPAYEALYERFGPEWRAFLEHIETSGVTDKDQWEYQMQTRVLSRIGIGGLVLANDGLDAATQRKIATTPCPGAGDAVARAQAFVDGWVEANPGGRVAVIPEGPYTMLAVREAAGV